A single window of Bradyrhizobium daqingense DNA harbors:
- a CDS encoding CobW family GTP-binding protein, giving the protein MSEATASKIPVTVLTGYLGAGKTTLLNRILSENHGKKYAVIVNEFGEIGIDNDLIIGADEEVFEMNNGCICCTVRGDLVRIMDGLMKRKGKFDAIIVETTGLADPAPVAQTFFVDEDVQKNARLDAVVTVADAKWLSDRLKDAPEAKNQIAFADVIVLNKTDLVNKGELAEVEARIRGINPYAKLHRTERCSVALADVLDRGAFDLDRILDIEPDFLEADDHDHDHDHHHHGHDHDHHHHGHGLKHYHDEDMQSLSLKTDKPLDPNVFMPWLQNLVQVEGGKILRSKGILAFHDDDDRYVFQGVHMMLEGNHQRKWKEGEPRESRLVFIGRELPEEAIRKGFESCIVS; this is encoded by the coding sequence ATGTCTGAAGCGACCGCCTCCAAAATTCCCGTGACCGTGCTGACCGGCTATCTCGGTGCCGGCAAGACCACGCTCCTGAACCGCATCCTGTCGGAGAACCACGGCAAGAAATACGCCGTCATCGTCAACGAATTCGGCGAGATCGGCATCGACAACGACCTCATCATCGGCGCCGATGAGGAGGTGTTCGAGATGAACAATGGCTGCATCTGCTGCACCGTGCGCGGCGACCTCGTCCGCATCATGGACGGCCTGATGAAGCGCAAGGGCAAGTTCGACGCCATCATCGTCGAGACCACCGGCCTTGCCGATCCGGCGCCGGTGGCGCAGACCTTCTTCGTCGACGAGGACGTGCAGAAGAACGCGCGGCTCGATGCCGTTGTGACCGTGGCGGACGCCAAATGGCTGTCGGACCGGCTCAAGGACGCGCCCGAGGCCAAGAACCAGATCGCCTTTGCCGACGTCATCGTCCTGAACAAGACCGACCTCGTCAACAAGGGCGAGCTCGCCGAGGTCGAGGCCCGCATCCGCGGCATCAACCCCTATGCGAAGCTGCACCGCACCGAGCGCTGCTCGGTGGCGCTGGCCGACGTGCTCGATCGCGGCGCGTTCGACCTCGACCGCATCCTCGACATCGAGCCGGATTTCCTGGAGGCCGACGATCATGACCACGACCATGATCATCACCATCATGGCCACGACCACGACCACCATCATCACGGTCATGGCCTGAAGCACTATCACGACGAGGACATGCAGTCGTTGTCCCTGAAGACCGACAAGCCGCTCGATCCCAACGTGTTCATGCCCTGGCTCCAGAATCTGGTGCAGGTCGAGGGCGGCAAGATCCTGCGCTCCAAGGGCATTCTCGCTTTCCACGACGATGACGACCGCTACGTCTTCCAGGGCGTCCACATGATGCTGGAGGGCAACCACCAGCGGAAGTGGAAGGAGGGTGAGCCGCGCGAGAGCCGCCTCGTCTTCATCGGCCGCGAATTGCCCGAAGAGGCGATCCGCAAGGGTTTCGAGAGCTGCATCGTTTCGTGA
- a CDS encoding permease, giving the protein MSEPSPKDPAPAEDAEPRPGRVRKPIGWSTIIIAVLVAVSAGLVWRRDGTDGVLDILTHDLWLFSGILPRVLAGCLLGALISEILPHEKVSRSLGPKSGLKGLLIGTAFGAILPGGPFTAYPVASALLAVGADFGATIAMVVSWTLIGYGRAVAWEIPIMGTDFTLWRILISLPLPVLAGALGRFVYVRMYPKPASKDDET; this is encoded by the coding sequence TTGTCAGAACCTTCCCCGAAAGACCCGGCGCCTGCCGAGGACGCCGAGCCGCGGCCGGGGCGCGTGCGCAAGCCGATCGGCTGGTCGACCATCATCATCGCAGTCCTGGTGGCGGTGAGCGCCGGCCTGGTCTGGCGGCGTGACGGCACCGACGGTGTCCTCGACATTCTCACCCACGACCTCTGGCTGTTCTCAGGCATCCTGCCGCGCGTGCTGGCCGGTTGCCTGCTCGGCGCCCTCATCTCGGAGATCCTGCCGCACGAGAAGGTCTCGCGCTCGCTCGGGCCGAAATCGGGCCTGAAGGGGCTGCTGATCGGTACCGCCTTCGGCGCGATCCTGCCGGGCGGTCCCTTCACGGCCTATCCGGTGGCGAGTGCGCTGCTCGCAGTCGGCGCCGATTTCGGCGCCACCATCGCCATGGTCGTGAGCTGGACGCTGATCGGCTATGGCCGGGCGGTGGCCTGGGAAATCCCGATCATGGGCACCGATTTCACGCTGTGGCGTATCCTGATCTCGCTGCCGCTGCCGGTGCTCGCCGGCGCGCTCGGCCGCTTCGTCTATGTCAGGATGTATCCGAAGCCCGCCAGCAAGGACGACGAGACTTGA
- a CDS encoding WD40 repeat domain-containing protein, with the protein MKEFTPSPDSASIVSVTDRVKQVALGMAVTSVHFLGPRAVFVGGEENVALVDSQGETTKVAVHSGGILSTASDGKRIVMGGDDGKVISLDAKGEVTLLATDPKRRWIDAVALHADGAFAWSAGKTATVKSGKGEEKSLEVPSTVGGLAFAPKGLRLAIAHYNGATLWFPNMEGSAEFLPWAGSHLGVTFSPDNKFLVTTMHEAALHGWRLADNRHMRMTGYPGRVRSMSWSAGGRGLATSGADTVIVWPFASKDGPMGKEPAMLAPLQARVSVVACHPKNDILAAGYSDGTVLMVRLEDGAEILVRRNGTPPVAALAWNAKGTLLAFADESGDGGLLEL; encoded by the coding sequence ATGAAAGAGTTCACGCCGTCTCCCGATTCCGCCTCGATCGTCTCCGTCACGGACCGCGTCAAACAGGTCGCGCTCGGCATGGCCGTGACGTCCGTGCACTTCCTCGGCCCCCGCGCCGTCTTCGTCGGCGGCGAGGAGAACGTCGCACTCGTCGATAGCCAGGGAGAGACCACCAAGGTGGCCGTGCACAGCGGCGGCATTCTCTCGACCGCCTCCGACGGGAAGCGGATCGTCATGGGCGGCGACGACGGCAAGGTCATCTCGCTCGATGCCAAGGGCGAGGTGACGTTGCTCGCGACCGACCCGAAGCGGCGCTGGATCGACGCGGTAGCGCTGCATGCGGACGGCGCCTTCGCCTGGTCGGCCGGCAAGACCGCGACCGTCAAGAGCGGCAAGGGCGAGGAGAAATCGCTCGAGGTGCCCTCGACCGTCGGCGGGCTCGCATTCGCGCCAAAGGGCCTGCGGCTCGCGATCGCGCATTACAACGGCGCGACGCTGTGGTTTCCCAACATGGAGGGCTCGGCCGAATTCCTGCCCTGGGCCGGCTCACATCTCGGTGTCACCTTCAGCCCGGACAACAAATTCCTGGTCACCACGATGCACGAGGCGGCGCTGCACGGCTGGCGGCTCGCCGACAACAGGCACATGCGCATGACCGGCTATCCCGGCCGCGTCCGCTCGATGTCCTGGAGCGCAGGCGGCAGGGGGCTCGCGACCTCGGGCGCCGACACCGTCATCGTCTGGCCCTTCGCCAGCAAGGACGGCCCGATGGGCAAGGAGCCCGCGATGCTTGCCCCGCTTCAGGCGCGCGTCTCCGTGGTTGCCTGCCACCCGAAGAACGACATCCTGGCCGCAGGTTACAGCGACGGCACGGTGCTGATGGTGCGATTGGAAGACGGTGCCGAGATTCTGGTCCGCCGCAACGGCACCCCGCCGGTGGCCGCACTCGCCTGGAATGCGAAGGGCACATTGCTGGCCTTTGCGGATGAAAGTGGGGACGGCGGCCTGCTGGAGCTTTAA
- a CDS encoding MgtC/SapB family protein → MRFLTTFQLADFGDTLVSLITAFVLGTLIGAERQYRQRTAGLRTNVLVAVGAAAFVDLAMHLDGAEGAVRVISYVVSGIGFLGAGVIMKQGMDVRGLNTAATLWASAAVGSCAGADMVAQAAALTVFVIAGNTMLRPLVNAINRIPLNEKALEATYYFKLAVAADALPDMRDRLVEKLEAANYPVADIELVEIGEDMLEIVAKLVASAVDPNELNVVATDLQHLPGVRHATWEVSTTE, encoded by the coding sequence ATGCGATTTCTCACGACCTTCCAGCTTGCAGATTTTGGCGACACCCTGGTCAGCCTGATCACGGCCTTCGTGCTGGGCACGCTGATCGGCGCCGAGCGGCAGTACCGCCAGCGCACCGCGGGCTTGCGGACGAACGTGCTGGTCGCGGTCGGAGCGGCCGCCTTCGTCGATCTTGCGATGCATCTGGACGGCGCCGAGGGGGCGGTGCGGGTGATCTCCTATGTTGTCTCCGGCATCGGCTTTCTCGGCGCCGGCGTCATCATGAAGCAGGGCATGGACGTCCGTGGCCTCAACACCGCGGCAACGCTGTGGGCCTCGGCCGCGGTCGGCTCCTGCGCCGGGGCCGACATGGTCGCGCAGGCGGCTGCGCTCACCGTCTTCGTCATTGCCGGCAACACCATGCTGCGCCCGCTGGTCAATGCCATCAACCGCATCCCCCTGAACGAGAAGGCGCTGGAGGCCACCTACTATTTCAAGCTCGCGGTGGCCGCCGACGCCTTGCCCGACATGCGCGATCGCCTCGTCGAGAAGCTCGAGGCTGCGAACTATCCGGTCGCCGATATCGAGCTCGTCGAGATCGGCGAGGACATGCTGGAGATCGTTGCGAAGCTCGTCGCGAGCGCCGTTGATCCGAACGAGCTGAACGTGGTGGCGACCGATTTGCAGCACCTGCCGGGCGTGCGGCATGCCACCTGGGAAGTCAGCACAACGGAGTGA
- a CDS encoding superoxide dismutase, whose amino-acid sequence MTFTLPPLPYAYDALGQYMSKETLEYHHDKHHQAYVTNGNNALKGTEWEGKSLEEIVKGSFGKNPAVFNNAGQHYNHIHFWSWMKPNGGGTKLPGKLEKKINEDLGGFDKFKTDFQAAGVGQFGSGWCWLQVKNGKLEISKTPNGENPLVHGATPILGCDVWEHSYYIDYRNRRPDYLKAFVENLVNWEYVESLFEKA is encoded by the coding sequence ATGACCTTTACGCTGCCCCCACTCCCTTACGCCTATGACGCCCTCGGCCAGTATATGTCGAAGGAGACGCTGGAATATCACCACGACAAGCATCATCAGGCCTACGTCACCAACGGCAACAACGCGCTCAAGGGGACCGAATGGGAAGGCAAGTCCCTTGAAGAGATCGTCAAGGGCTCTTTCGGCAAGAACCCCGCGGTTTTCAACAATGCCGGCCAGCACTACAATCACATCCACTTCTGGAGCTGGATGAAGCCCAATGGCGGCGGCACCAAGCTGCCGGGCAAGCTCGAGAAGAAGATCAACGAGGACCTCGGCGGCTTCGACAAGTTCAAGACCGACTTCCAGGCGGCCGGCGTCGGCCAGTTCGGCTCCGGCTGGTGCTGGCTCCAGGTCAAGAACGGCAAGCTCGAGATCTCCAAGACTCCGAACGGCGAGAATCCCTTGGTGCACGGCGCCACCCCGATCCTCGGCTGCGACGTCTGGGAGCACTCCTACTACATCGACTATCGCAACCGCCGCCCGGACTATCTCAAGGCGTTCGTCGAGAACCTCGTGAACTGGGAATACGTCGAGTCCCTGTTCGAGAAGGCGTAA
- a CDS encoding homospermidine synthase, with protein MSPPSQIYAKITGPIVMVGFGSIGKGTLPLIERHLDYDKSRVTVIDPKDEGRKAHCEKHNVRFIQKAVTRDNYRELLTPLLTEGGGQGFCVNLSVDTGSTDIMELCNELGALYIDTVNEPWLGFYFDASKGPEARSNYALREVTLAAKRARPKGSTTAVSCCGANPGMVSFFVKQALLNVAADLKLNAPKPKTKAEWADLMRQAGVKGIHIAERDTQRSKKPKEPDVFVNTWSVEGFLSEGVQPSELGWGTHEKWMPENARTHETGCGAAIYLMQPGANTRVRTWCPTRGAQYGFLVTHNESISIADYFTVRDASGTAIYRPTCHYAYHPADDAVLSLHEMFGRAAKMQEKHHILDENEIVDGIDELGVLLFGHDNNAYWYGSQLSIEETRELAPYQNATGLQVTSAVLGGMVWALENPNEGIVEADEMDFDRLLEIQLPYLGPVKGFYTDWTPLTDRPGLFPEDIDTSDPWQFRNILVR; from the coding sequence ATGAGCCCTCCCTCGCAGATCTACGCGAAGATCACTGGTCCCATCGTCATGGTCGGCTTCGGCTCCATCGGCAAAGGCACGCTGCCGCTGATCGAGCGGCATCTCGATTACGACAAGTCGCGCGTCACCGTGATCGATCCCAAGGACGAGGGCCGCAAGGCGCACTGCGAGAAGCACAATGTGCGCTTCATCCAGAAGGCCGTGACCCGGGACAATTACCGCGAATTGCTGACCCCGCTGCTGACCGAAGGCGGCGGCCAGGGCTTTTGCGTCAATCTCTCGGTCGATACCGGCTCCACCGACATCATGGAGCTCTGCAACGAGCTCGGCGCTCTTTATATCGATACCGTCAACGAGCCCTGGCTCGGCTTCTATTTCGACGCCTCGAAAGGCCCGGAAGCGCGCTCCAATTACGCGCTGCGCGAAGTGACGCTGGCCGCCAAGCGGGCGCGGCCTAAGGGCTCGACGACGGCCGTCTCCTGCTGCGGCGCCAATCCCGGCATGGTCTCCTTTTTCGTCAAGCAGGCGCTGCTCAACGTCGCCGCCGACCTGAAGCTCAATGCCCCCAAGCCGAAGACCAAGGCCGAATGGGCGGATCTGATGCGGCAGGCCGGCGTCAAGGGCATCCACATCGCCGAGCGCGACACCCAGCGCTCGAAGAAGCCGAAAGAGCCCGACGTCTTCGTCAACACCTGGTCGGTGGAAGGCTTCCTGTCGGAGGGCGTGCAGCCGTCCGAGCTCGGCTGGGGCACGCATGAGAAATGGATGCCCGAGAACGCGCGGACCCACGAAACCGGCTGCGGCGCCGCCATCTATCTGATGCAGCCCGGCGCCAACACCCGCGTGCGCACCTGGTGCCCGACCCGCGGGGCGCAATACGGCTTCTTGGTCACCCACAACGAGTCGATCTCGATCGCCGATTACTTCACGGTGCGCGACGCATCGGGCACGGCGATCTACCGGCCGACCTGCCACTACGCCTATCACCCGGCTGACGATGCCGTGCTGTCGCTGCATGAGATGTTCGGCCGTGCTGCGAAGATGCAGGAGAAGCATCACATCCTCGACGAGAACGAGATCGTCGACGGCATCGACGAGCTCGGCGTGCTGCTGTTCGGCCATGACAACAACGCCTATTGGTACGGCTCGCAGCTCTCTATCGAAGAGACCCGCGAGCTCGCGCCCTATCAGAACGCCACCGGCCTGCAGGTGACCTCCGCCGTGCTTGGCGGCATGGTGTGGGCCCTGGAAAACCCGAACGAAGGCATCGTCGAAGCCGACGAGATGGATTTCGATCGCCTGCTGGAAATCCAGCTGCCCTATCTCGGCCCGGTCAAAGGCTTCTACACCGACTGGACGCCGCTGACCGATCGTCCAGGACTGTTCCCGGAAGACATCGACACCAGCGATCCCTGGCAGTTCCGGAATATTCTCGTGCGGTGA
- a CDS encoding metal ABC transporter permease, which yields MIYDALIGPFTEFEFMRRALAAVIALALAGAPIGVFLMLRRMSLVGDAMAHAILPGAAVGFLLSGLNLFAMTAGGLIAGFAVAILAGVVARSTGLKEDASLATFYLASLALGVTIVSIKGTNIDLLHVLFGNILAMDDQTLLVVAFNATVTLLVLAVIYRPLVIESVDPLFLRTVSRAGGPAHLAFLALVVINLVNGFQALGTLLAVGLMILPAGIARFWSRDLTAMICIAVVAAAISGYAGLVLSFQTRVPSGPAIILVATVIYMASVLFGRVGGIVRQLFPGRHLEA from the coding sequence ATGATCTATGACGCGCTGATCGGTCCCTTCACCGAGTTCGAGTTCATGCGGCGGGCGCTCGCTGCCGTGATCGCGCTCGCGCTGGCGGGCGCGCCGATCGGCGTGTTCCTGATGCTGCGGCGGATGAGCCTCGTCGGTGACGCCATGGCGCACGCGATCCTGCCGGGCGCCGCGGTCGGCTTCCTGCTCTCCGGGCTCAATTTGTTTGCGATGACGGCCGGCGGCCTGATCGCCGGCTTTGCGGTCGCGATCCTCGCCGGCGTGGTCGCGCGCTCGACCGGACTGAAGGAGGACGCTTCGCTGGCGACCTTCTACCTGGCCTCGCTGGCGCTGGGCGTCACCATCGTCTCGATCAAGGGCACCAATATCGATTTGCTGCATGTGCTGTTCGGCAACATCCTCGCGATGGACGACCAGACGCTGCTGGTCGTTGCCTTCAACGCCACGGTGACGCTGCTGGTGCTTGCAGTGATCTACCGCCCGTTGGTGATCGAGAGCGTCGATCCGCTGTTCTTGCGCACAGTGAGCCGCGCCGGCGGGCCAGCGCATCTTGCCTTCCTCGCGCTCGTCGTGATCAACCTCGTCAACGGGTTTCAGGCGCTCGGCACACTGCTTGCGGTCGGCCTGATGATCTTGCCGGCGGGTATCGCCCGGTTCTGGTCGCGCGATCTCACCGCCATGATCTGCATCGCGGTCGTCGCCGCCGCGATCTCGGGCTATGCGGGTCTCGTGCTCTCGTTCCAGACCCGAGTGCCCTCGGGCCCCGCGATCATTCTCGTCGCGACGGTGATCTACATGGCCTCCGTCCTGTTCGGCCGCGTCGGCGGTATCGTCCGGCAATTGTTTCCCGGCCGGCATCTGGAAGCGTGA
- a CDS encoding metal ABC transporter solute-binding protein, Zn/Mn family, translated as MRMILLCVLLLIAPPLHAAERLNVVASFSILADFVRNVGGDRVNLTTLVGADSDVHVYTPAPADAKRVAAAKLVIVNGLGLEGWLPRLVQSAGSKAKVVTVSAGITPLKLGAAADPHAWQSIPSAKIYVTDIANALAAAAPDDADVFRAQAKAYLEKLDTLDREVRETVAKIPPERRKVISTHDAFGYFSAEYGIRFIAPLGVSTETEPSARDIAAIIGQIKAQNIPAVFLENISDDRLIRRIAAETGAKVGGTLISDGLTGEKGPAPTYIDMVRHNIKALTSALDH; from the coding sequence ATGCGCATGATCCTGCTTTGCGTATTGTTGCTGATTGCCCCGCCGTTGCACGCCGCCGAGCGGCTCAACGTCGTCGCGAGTTTCTCGATACTGGCCGACTTCGTCCGCAATGTCGGTGGTGACAGGGTCAATCTGACCACGCTGGTCGGCGCCGACAGCGACGTCCACGTCTACACGCCGGCCCCTGCCGATGCGAAGCGCGTCGCGGCTGCCAAGCTCGTCATCGTCAACGGGCTCGGCCTCGAAGGCTGGCTGCCGCGCCTCGTGCAGTCCGCGGGTAGCAAGGCGAAAGTCGTGACTGTCAGCGCCGGCATCACGCCGCTGAAATTAGGCGCGGCCGCCGATCCCCACGCCTGGCAGTCCATCCCCAGCGCCAAGATCTACGTCACCGACATCGCCAATGCGCTCGCCGCGGCCGCTCCGGATGATGCGGATGTTTTCCGCGCCCAGGCCAAGGCCTATCTGGAAAAGCTCGACACGCTCGACCGCGAGGTCCGCGAGACCGTGGCGAAAATCCCGCCCGAGCGGCGCAAGGTGATCTCCACCCACGACGCCTTCGGCTATTTTTCCGCCGAATACGGTATCCGGTTCATCGCCCCCCTGGGCGTGTCCACGGAAACCGAGCCCAGCGCGCGCGACATCGCCGCCATCATCGGCCAGATCAAGGCGCAGAACATCCCGGCCGTGTTCCTGGAGAATATCAGTGACGACCGGCTGATCCGGCGGATCGCGGCCGAGACCGGCGCCAAGGTCGGCGGGACCCTGATTTCGGACGGTTTGACCGGCGAAAAGGGGCCTGCACCCACTTACATTGACATGGTCAGGCACAATATAAAGGCCCTGACCAGCGCGCTTGACCACTAG
- a CDS encoding DUF2147 domain-containing protein, which yields MFSRFALPFLVVAALLGATSAQAQSADGTWLTQAGDARVKINKCGDGICGHIVWLREPYDTATGQPATDSKNPNPALARRPMIGLPLFNGMQPSGPNKWSGQIYNADDGSSYASSVTVTSSDLLRVEGCVGALCGGETWTRAGR from the coding sequence ATGTTCAGCAGATTCGCACTTCCCTTCCTCGTCGTGGCTGCGCTGCTCGGCGCAACCAGCGCGCAGGCGCAAAGCGCCGACGGGACCTGGCTCACCCAGGCCGGCGATGCGCGCGTCAAGATCAACAAATGCGGCGACGGCATCTGTGGCCATATCGTCTGGCTGCGCGAGCCCTATGACACCGCGACCGGCCAGCCCGCCACCGACAGCAAGAATCCCAATCCTGCGCTCGCCAGGCGTCCGATGATCGGACTGCCATTATTCAACGGCATGCAGCCGTCAGGTCCGAACAAATGGTCGGGCCAGATCTACAATGCCGACGACGGCAGCAGCTATGCGAGCAGCGTCACGGTGACGTCGTCGGATTTGCTGCGCGTCGAAGGCTGCGTCGGCGCGCTCTGCGGCGGCGAAACCTGGACGCGCGCGGGACGGTGA
- a CDS encoding MATE family efflux transporter, whose protein sequence is MTIDAPLDAVPPRAPVASPIASLLTAPILPTLLRLAIPNMIAMVGSTLVSIAETSYIGRLGTIPLAAIALVFPFAMLTQMMSAGAMGGGVSSAISRALGAGDRDRAATLALHAAIIGLCGGLFFTVMMLVFGRSFFALLGGRERVLDEASGYSQVLFSGAVAIWLVNTLASVIRGTGDMRLPSMTLIGASVLQIALGGTLGLGLFGVPQFGMPGVASGQLIAFSCAAIFFLWYLLSGRSRLQLDVRAFHFERAMFLDILKVGALACLSPLQTVLTILIFTKILATFGTEMLAGYGIGSRLEFLLIPITFAFGIASVPMVGVAIGAGHLKRARRVAWTAATASGLTVGLIGLVVALDPSLWVALFTRDPGVTAAAHSYFHWAGPAFVFFGMGVSLYFSSQGAARVGGPVLASTARLLIVAVGGIGLMMAQAPAWTLFALVGGAMVVFGLLTAGSVAFVRWGK, encoded by the coding sequence ATGACGATCGACGCCCCCCTAGACGCCGTCCCGCCGCGTGCCCCGGTTGCCTCCCCCATTGCGAGCCTGCTGACCGCGCCGATCCTGCCGACGCTGCTGCGGCTCGCGATTCCCAACATGATCGCGATGGTCGGCAGCACGCTGGTTTCGATCGCCGAGACCTCCTATATCGGCCGGCTCGGCACCATTCCGCTCGCCGCGATCGCGCTGGTGTTTCCGTTCGCGATGCTGACGCAGATGATGAGCGCGGGCGCGATGGGCGGCGGCGTCTCCTCCGCGATCAGCCGCGCGCTTGGCGCAGGCGATCGCGACCGCGCCGCGACGCTGGCGCTGCATGCCGCCATCATCGGCCTCTGCGGCGGGCTGTTCTTCACGGTGATGATGCTGGTCTTCGGCCGCTCCTTCTTCGCGCTGCTCGGCGGCCGCGAGCGCGTGCTCGACGAGGCCAGCGGCTATTCGCAGGTGCTGTTCTCCGGCGCGGTCGCGATCTGGCTCGTCAACACGCTGGCCTCGGTGATCCGCGGCACCGGCGACATGCGCCTGCCGTCAATGACGCTGATAGGCGCGAGCGTGCTCCAGATCGCACTCGGCGGCACGCTGGGGCTCGGCCTGTTCGGCGTGCCGCAATTCGGCATGCCTGGTGTGGCCAGCGGGCAGCTGATCGCGTTCAGCTGCGCCGCGATCTTCTTCCTCTGGTATCTCTTGTCCGGCCGCAGCCGGTTGCAGCTCGATGTCCGCGCCTTCCATTTCGAGCGCGCGATGTTCCTGGACATTCTCAAGGTCGGCGCCTTGGCGTGCCTTTCGCCGCTCCAGACCGTGCTCACCATTCTGATCTTCACGAAGATCCTCGCGACCTTCGGCACCGAGATGCTGGCCGGCTACGGCATCGGCTCGCGACTCGAATTTCTGCTGATCCCGATCACCTTCGCCTTCGGCATCGCCTCGGTGCCGATGGTCGGCGTGGCGATCGGCGCCGGCCATCTGAAGCGGGCGCGGCGCGTGGCCTGGACTGCGGCAACGGCCTCGGGATTGACCGTCGGCCTGATCGGCCTCGTCGTCGCGCTCGATCCGTCGCTATGGGTCGCACTCTTCACGCGCGATCCCGGCGTGACTGCAGCCGCCCACAGCTATTTCCACTGGGCCGGTCCGGCCTTCGTGTTCTTCGGCATGGGCGTGTCGCTCTATTTCTCCTCGCAAGGCGCGGCGCGCGTCGGCGGACCCGTGCTTGCTTCGACGGCGCGCCTGCTGATCGTCGCTGTCGGCGGGATCGGTCTGATGATGGCGCAGGCACCGGCCTGGACCTTGTTCGCGCTGGTCGGCGGCGCCATGGTCGTGTTCGGTCTTCTGACCGCCGGCTCGGTCGCGTTCGTGCGCTGGGGCAAATGA
- a CDS encoding GNAT family N-acetyltransferase, with product MSIEIDILNGDASWPIAKPLLNAVWSQDVAEKPAWAHVKWANADLRVLIETPEDGLVCHVGIYFRTVTWNGQKVHIGGIGGVCTREDRRGRGYATLALDAAVHTIRANEAVRFALLFCEPHNFSFYETRSWLPFKGEVYCEQPEGRIRFTHMAAYVFNIVRAPTLGTIDLCGLPW from the coding sequence ATGAGCATCGAAATCGACATCCTGAACGGCGACGCCTCGTGGCCGATTGCAAAACCGCTGCTCAACGCCGTCTGGAGCCAGGACGTCGCGGAGAAGCCGGCCTGGGCTCACGTCAAATGGGCCAATGCCGATCTGCGCGTGCTGATCGAGACGCCCGAGGACGGCCTCGTCTGCCATGTCGGCATCTACTTCCGCACCGTCACCTGGAATGGGCAAAAGGTCCATATCGGCGGCATCGGCGGGGTCTGCACGCGCGAGGACCGGCGCGGCCGCGGCTATGCAACCCTGGCACTCGACGCGGCGGTTCATACCATTCGCGCCAACGAGGCTGTCCGCTTCGCGCTGCTGTTCTGCGAACCACACAACTTTTCGTTCTACGAGACCCGGAGCTGGCTGCCGTTCAAGGGCGAGGTCTATTGCGAGCAACCGGAGGGGCGCATCCGCTTCACCCACATGGCGGCCTACGTCTTCAACATCGTCCGCGCGCCGACGCTGGGCACCATCGACCTATGCGGCCTGCCGTGGTGA
- a CDS encoding metal ABC transporter ATP-binding protein has translation MAALHFQNVTLGYDRHPAVHHLNGEVASGALVAVIGPNGAGKSTLLRGIVGILKPLDGSIHLGGLDSRDIAYLPQSAEIDRSFPISVFDFVGTGLWRGTGLFGGIGKAAREKILRAIAAVGLNGFENRPIGTLSGGQMQRVLFARVLLQDASLIVLDEPFNAIDSKTTADLLALVKNWHAEGRTVLAALHDMEMVRTHFSETLVLARGPVAWGPTDEVLTPENLLVAMRMCEAFDDSAAACAADDGRSQAA, from the coding sequence ATGGCGGCGCTGCACTTCCAGAACGTCACGCTCGGCTATGACCGGCATCCGGCCGTGCATCACCTCAACGGCGAGGTCGCATCCGGTGCGCTGGTCGCCGTGATCGGCCCGAACGGCGCCGGCAAGTCGACGCTGCTGCGCGGCATCGTCGGCATCCTCAAGCCGCTCGACGGCAGCATTCATCTTGGCGGGCTCGACAGCAGGGATATCGCCTATCTGCCGCAAAGCGCGGAGATCGACCGCAGCTTCCCGATCTCGGTGTTCGACTTCGTCGGCACCGGGCTGTGGCGCGGCACCGGCCTGTTCGGCGGCATCGGCAAGGCGGCGCGCGAAAAGATCCTGCGCGCGATCGCTGCCGTTGGCCTCAACGGCTTCGAGAACCGCCCGATCGGCACGCTGTCCGGCGGCCAGATGCAGCGCGTGCTGTTCGCGCGGGTGCTGCTTCAGGATGCCAGCCTGATCGTGCTCGACGAGCCCTTCAACGCTATCGACAGCAAGACCACGGCCGATCTGCTCGCGCTGGTGAAAAATTGGCACGCCGAGGGCCGCACCGTGCTGGCCGCGCTGCACGACATGGAGATGGTGCGCACCCATTTCAGCGAGACGCTGGTGCTGGCGCGCGGCCCCGTGGCGTGGGGGCCGACCGACGAGGTGCTGACGCCGGAGAACCTGCTGGTGGCGATGCGGATGTGCGAGGCCTTCGACGACAGCGCGGCGGCTTGCGCGGCCGACGACGGGCGTTCGCAGGCGGCGTGA